A genomic region of Bradyrhizobium sp. ORS 278 contains the following coding sequences:
- a CDS encoding cupin domain-containing protein yields the protein MSHPEIAGITRANEGIQGISWNILGQIYVPKNRTEHSFSWHATFPVGTFVPPHIHPDQDEYLYILEGRLDFFLDGAEEYATAGDTVRLPMGKPHGIFNKSQQTAKTLFWVSPTRRLYELFWAIHNMREQNPDDVVKLAAEHNIHFLPPPPGA from the coding sequence ATGAGCCATCCGGAAATCGCCGGCATCACCCGGGCCAATGAGGGCATCCAGGGTATCTCCTGGAACATCCTCGGCCAGATCTACGTGCCGAAGAACCGCACCGAGCACAGCTTCTCCTGGCATGCGACGTTCCCGGTCGGCACCTTCGTGCCGCCGCACATCCATCCCGATCAGGACGAGTATCTCTACATCCTCGAAGGCCGGCTCGATTTCTTCCTCGACGGCGCTGAGGAATACGCCACCGCCGGCGACACGGTGCGGCTGCCGATGGGCAAGCCGCACGGCATCTTCAACAAGTCGCAGCAGACCGCGAAGACCCTGTTCTGGGTGTCGCCGACGCGGCGGCTCTATGAGCTGTTCTGGGCGATCCACAACATGCGCGAGCAGAACCCCGACGACGTGGTGAAGCTGGCCGCCGAGCACAACATCCACTTCCTGCCCCCGCCTCCGGGGGCGTGA
- a CDS encoding ABC transporter substrate-binding protein, with protein sequence MKVSSKLAGLGVLACLLAQPALAADKIKIGVIVTLSGPAAALGGQVRDGFNLAIKDLGGKMGGKDVEVVVADDELKPDAAITKAKGLLERDKVDFVVGPIFSNMLQAIHRPITENKTFLISPNAGPSSYAGKECSPYFYVTSYQNDQVHAVLGKVAQDRGYKKMYLLVPNYQAGRDSVAGFKLDYKGEIVEESYVPLNTLDFQPELSKISSQKPDAVFTFMPGGMGVNLVKQFKQAGLADTVPVLSAFTVDESTLPAQQDAAVGMFGGANWAPNFDNPQSKKFVAGYEAAYNSVPGTYAMQAYDAALLIDSTVRAVGGDLSDKDKVAGALKKADFASLRGNFKFNTNGYPIQDFYLTKVAKRPDGKFQTEIVQKVFENYADRYARDCAAK encoded by the coding sequence ATGAAAGTGAGTTCGAAGCTGGCCGGTCTCGGCGTATTGGCCTGCCTGCTGGCGCAGCCAGCGCTGGCCGCCGACAAGATCAAGATCGGCGTCATCGTCACCCTGTCCGGCCCCGCGGCCGCGCTCGGCGGACAGGTCCGCGACGGCTTCAACCTTGCGATCAAGGACCTCGGCGGCAAGATGGGCGGTAAGGACGTCGAGGTGGTCGTCGCCGACGACGAGCTCAAGCCTGACGCCGCCATCACCAAGGCCAAGGGCCTGCTCGAGCGCGACAAGGTCGACTTCGTTGTCGGTCCGATCTTCTCCAACATGTTGCAGGCGATCCACCGCCCGATCACCGAGAACAAGACCTTCCTGATCAGCCCGAACGCCGGCCCCTCCAGCTACGCGGGCAAGGAGTGCAGCCCCTATTTCTACGTGACCTCGTACCAGAACGATCAGGTGCATGCGGTGCTCGGCAAGGTCGCCCAGGATCGCGGCTACAAGAAGATGTATCTCCTGGTGCCGAATTATCAGGCTGGTCGCGACAGCGTCGCCGGGTTCAAGCTCGACTACAAGGGCGAGATCGTCGAGGAGTCCTACGTTCCGCTGAACACGCTCGATTTCCAGCCCGAGCTGTCGAAAATCTCCTCGCAGAAGCCGGACGCCGTGTTCACCTTCATGCCGGGCGGCATGGGCGTGAACCTGGTCAAGCAGTTCAAGCAGGCTGGCCTCGCCGATACCGTTCCGGTGCTCTCGGCGTTCACCGTCGACGAATCCACCCTGCCCGCGCAGCAGGACGCCGCGGTCGGCATGTTCGGCGGCGCCAACTGGGCGCCCAATTTCGACAATCCGCAGAGCAAGAAGTTCGTCGCCGGCTACGAGGCCGCCTATAACAGCGTACCCGGCACCTACGCGATGCAGGCCTATGACGCCGCGCTCTTGATCGACAGCACCGTGAGGGCGGTCGGCGGCGACCTCTCGGACAAGGACAAGGTGGCGGGCGCGCTCAAGAAGGCCGACTTTGCCTCGCTGCGCGGCAACTTCAAGTTCAACACCAACGGCTATCCGATCCAGGACTTCTATCTGACCAAGGTCGCCAAGCGTCCCGACGGCAAGTTCCAGACGGAGATCGTGCAGAAGGTGTTCGAGAACTACGCCGACCGCTACGCTAGGGATTGCGCGGCCAAGTAA
- a CDS encoding MarR family winged helix-turn-helix transcriptional regulator has product MTLDSETKAVELPEDHAEELRLWLRLLTCTTLIEGEIRGRLRERFDVTLPRFDLMAQLDKAPDGMTLSDVSKRMMVSNGNVTGLVERLVESGHLDRRTSDTDRRVQVIRLTKLGRAEFRKMAAEHEAWIADIFGDLTEKDVRELMRLLAKTKGSAQKAVQRRQD; this is encoded by the coding sequence ATGACGCTTGATTCCGAGACCAAGGCCGTCGAGCTGCCCGAGGACCATGCCGAGGAGCTGCGGCTGTGGCTGCGCCTGCTGACCTGCACGACCCTGATCGAGGGGGAGATCCGCGGCCGCTTGCGCGAGCGCTTCGACGTGACCTTGCCGCGGTTCGACCTGATGGCGCAGCTCGACAAGGCGCCTGACGGCATGACTCTGTCCGACGTGTCCAAGCGCATGATGGTCTCGAACGGCAATGTGACGGGTCTGGTCGAGCGCCTGGTCGAGTCCGGCCATCTCGACCGCCGCACCTCCGACACCGACCGCCGCGTCCAGGTGATCCGGCTGACCAAGCTCGGCCGTGCCGAATTCCGCAAGATGGCGGCCGAGCACGAGGCCTGGATCGCGGACATCTTCGGGGATCTGACCGAGAAGGACGTGCGCGAGCTGATGCGTCTGCTGGCCAAGACCAAGGGCTCCGCGCAAAAGGCCGTGCAGCGACGGCAGGACTGA
- a CDS encoding benzoate-CoA ligase family protein — protein MATAAKVQQPESAHSAHVDTFAQDNLPPREMWPDFVFSRPELQYPPRLNCVTHFLDRWVEEGRGDAPCIISTEVSYTYRELQALVNKIANVLVGKLGLVPGGRVLLRSANNPMMVATYLAAIKAGGIVVATMPLLRAKELSYPIQKAQIALALCDGKLADEMEKTRAVAPALKQVVYWGNGQPDALEALIADASPDFAALDTASDDLCLIAFTSGTTGDPKGTMHFHRDMLAVCDGYARNVLRASQSDRFIGTAPLAFTFGFGGVLFPMHIGASYVVLEKTSPDDLLSAIERYRATVCFTAPTAYRAMIGKLAGRDISSLRKCVSAGETLPKPTFDAWLKATGLKLMDGIGSTEMLHIFISAVEDEIRPGATGKPVPGYEAKIVDDEGRDVPPGTMGRLAVRGPTGCRYLADERQRKYVQNGWNVTGDTYVMDEDGYFWYQSRSDDMIVSSGYNIAGTDVEAALLTHPTVAECGVVGAPDEARGMVVKAYVVLAPGAEGTTALVAELQEHVKREIAPYKYPRAIEFVTQLPKTETGKLKRFALRQIAQAAAAPGPAA, from the coding sequence ATGGCCACTGCCGCCAAGGTTCAGCAGCCGGAGAGCGCGCACAGCGCCCACGTCGACACCTTCGCCCAGGACAATCTGCCGCCGCGCGAGATGTGGCCGGATTTCGTGTTCAGCCGCCCCGAACTCCAGTACCCGCCGCGGCTGAACTGCGTGACGCATTTCCTCGACCGCTGGGTGGAAGAGGGACGCGGCGACGCGCCCTGCATCATCAGCACGGAGGTCAGCTACACCTATCGTGAGCTGCAGGCGCTGGTGAACAAGATCGCCAACGTCCTCGTCGGCAAGCTCGGCCTGGTGCCCGGCGGCCGCGTGCTGCTGCGGTCCGCCAACAATCCGATGATGGTCGCGACTTATCTCGCCGCGATCAAGGCCGGTGGCATCGTGGTCGCGACCATGCCGCTGTTGCGCGCGAAGGAGTTGTCCTATCCGATTCAGAAGGCGCAGATCGCGCTGGCGCTGTGCGACGGCAAGCTCGCCGACGAGATGGAGAAGACCCGCGCGGTCGCGCCGGCGCTGAAGCAGGTCGTGTATTGGGGCAACGGGCAGCCCGACGCTCTGGAAGCGCTGATCGCGGATGCAAGCCCCGACTTCGCCGCCCTCGACACGGCGTCCGACGATCTGTGCCTGATCGCCTTCACTTCCGGCACGACCGGCGATCCCAAGGGCACCATGCATTTCCACCGCGACATGCTCGCGGTGTGCGACGGCTATGCCCGTAACGTGCTGCGCGCCAGCCAGAGCGACCGATTCATCGGCACCGCGCCGCTCGCCTTCACCTTTGGCTTCGGCGGCGTGCTGTTCCCGATGCATATCGGCGCCTCCTATGTCGTGCTGGAAAAGACTTCGCCGGACGACCTGCTCTCTGCCATCGAGCGCTATAGAGCGACGGTCTGCTTCACGGCGCCCACAGCGTATCGTGCGATGATCGGAAAGCTCGCAGGCCGCGACATCTCCTCTCTGCGCAAATGCGTCTCCGCCGGCGAGACGCTGCCGAAGCCGACCTTCGATGCCTGGCTCAAGGCCACCGGGCTCAAGCTGATGGACGGCATCGGCTCGACCGAGATGCTGCACATCTTCATCAGCGCCGTTGAGGACGAGATCCGCCCCGGCGCCACCGGCAAGCCCGTACCGGGCTATGAGGCGAAGATCGTCGACGACGAGGGCCGCGACGTGCCGCCGGGCACGATGGGCCGGCTCGCCGTCCGCGGCCCCACCGGCTGCCGCTATCTCGCCGACGAGCGCCAGCGCAAATATGTCCAGAACGGCTGGAACGTCACCGGCGACACCTATGTGATGGATGAGGACGGCTACTTCTGGTACCAGTCGCGCTCCGACGACATGATCGTGTCGTCGGGCTACAACATCGCAGGCACCGATGTCGAAGCCGCCCTGCTGACGCATCCGACCGTGGCCGAATGCGGTGTGGTCGGTGCGCCGGACGAGGCCCGCGGCATGGTCGTGAAGGCCTATGTCGTGCTGGCGCCGGGTGCGGAAGGTACAACGGCGCTGGTGGCCGAGCTGCAGGAGCACGTCAAACGCGAGATCGCGCCGTACAAATATCCGCGCGCGATTGAGTTCGTGACGCAGCTTCCCAAGACAGAGACCGGCAAGCTGAAGCGGTTCGCCCTGCGGCAGATCGCGCAGGCCGCGGCTGCGCCTGGCCCGGCCGCGTAG
- a CDS encoding RidA family protein, translating into MSTTKAPTLAVVKQDDSSLRVLQPSGWPMPKGYANGISAEGRIVVTGGVIGWDAEEKLAEGFVAQVRQALQNIAAILTEGGARPEHLVRLTWYVVDMDEYLGNLKELGKIYREIFGSHYPAMALVQVVRLVEKAARVEIEATAVVPR; encoded by the coding sequence GTGAGCACGACCAAAGCGCCCACGCTCGCCGTGGTGAAGCAGGACGATTCGAGCCTGCGCGTGCTGCAGCCGAGCGGCTGGCCGATGCCGAAGGGCTATGCCAACGGCATCAGCGCCGAAGGGCGCATCGTCGTCACCGGCGGTGTGATCGGCTGGGATGCGGAGGAGAAGCTTGCCGAGGGTTTTGTCGCGCAGGTCCGGCAGGCACTGCAGAACATCGCCGCGATCCTGACGGAAGGCGGCGCGCGTCCAGAGCACCTTGTGCGCCTGACCTGGTACGTCGTCGACATGGATGAGTATCTCGGCAATCTGAAGGAGCTCGGGAAGATCTACCGCGAGATCTTCGGCAGCCACTATCCGGCCATGGCGCTGGTGCAGGTTGTCAGGCTGGTGGAGAAGGCGGCGCGGGTGGAGATCGAGGCCACCGCGGTGGTGCCGCGCTGA
- a CDS encoding DUF1236 domain-containing protein: MITNDRNDPNRRRISVIAMAGGGAIAVLFVALIAWPLVSRNPTGTPNSGANPSSASDSTVGRTMPAQQAAESAVGKNDPAGQADATGGRERAIKQSSQPLSLSDQARNQVKDVIRRQTAPRVQQAQFEMMIGSAVPGQVQLQDIPPEITQIMNGYWGDQYVLVQDKLVIVDQHTRRVVAIVPGVA, from the coding sequence ATGATCACCAACGATCGCAACGATCCGAATCGCCGGCGGATCAGCGTGATAGCGATGGCCGGCGGCGGCGCGATCGCCGTGCTGTTCGTCGCCCTCATCGCCTGGCCGCTGGTCAGCCGCAATCCGACCGGCACGCCGAACAGCGGCGCCAACCCCTCCTCCGCATCCGACAGCACGGTCGGCCGCACCATGCCCGCGCAGCAGGCGGCGGAAAGCGCGGTCGGCAAGAACGATCCGGCGGGCCAGGCCGACGCGACCGGCGGCCGCGAGCGCGCCATCAAGCAAAGCTCGCAGCCGCTGTCGCTGAGCGATCAGGCGCGCAACCAGGTCAAGGATGTCATCCGCAGGCAGACTGCGCCGCGCGTGCAGCAGGCGCAGTTCGAGATGATGATCGGCTCGGCAGTTCCCGGACAGGTGCAGCTGCAGGACATCCCGCCGGAGATCACGCAGATCATGAACGGCTATTGGGGCGATCAGTACGTGCTGGTGCAGGACAAGCTGGTCATTGTCGACCAGCACACGCGCCGCGTCGTCGCGATCGTGCCCGGCGTCGCCTGA
- a CDS encoding VWA domain-containing protein codes for MQENLHRFFRAARGAGVHVSPAESIDAMRAVASVGVVDRTVLRDTMLLTLAKSEDEKKALGACFDLFFAHVDPAQAEANDDAAQDGASSEAQAAPPSGQPSGGEANAELGPLAQMLLAQNTADISAAIANASSAVGLSEIRYFTQRGLFSSRMLETMGIQRLRDDLDALTETNPALAERLQAGLDGLRDTVRDAVAQALALYGREETENLRHEILRNAQLSRIEPRQVAEMRALIRQIARRLRERYSKPRKRQRRGHLDIRRTLRRNAAWGSVPFLTAWKRKHRDRPKIVALCDVSGSVARVSDFFLLLIHSLHDVVSDVRSFAFSGHLIEVSEILEQKSAEEAMAEIMHKVGFGSSDYGSSLVDFERQFMASVTPQTTVIVLGDARSNKLDPRADILKAISERAKRVVWLNPEGRVTWGWGDSEMPRYQTFCNVVRPCATAQQLERAVSDIVSAYQ; via the coding sequence ATGCAGGAGAACCTGCATCGGTTCTTCCGCGCGGCGCGCGGCGCCGGCGTCCACGTCTCGCCGGCCGAAAGCATCGACGCGATGCGCGCTGTGGCAAGTGTGGGTGTCGTCGATCGCACCGTGCTGCGCGACACGATGCTGCTGACCTTGGCCAAGAGCGAGGACGAGAAGAAGGCGCTCGGCGCCTGCTTCGACCTGTTCTTCGCCCATGTCGATCCGGCGCAGGCCGAGGCCAATGACGACGCGGCGCAGGATGGCGCTTCGAGCGAGGCCCAGGCTGCGCCACCGTCGGGACAGCCGAGCGGCGGTGAGGCGAATGCCGAGCTCGGCCCCCTCGCCCAGATGCTCCTGGCGCAGAACACCGCCGACATCTCGGCCGCGATCGCCAACGCCTCCAGCGCCGTCGGCCTGTCCGAGATCCGCTATTTCACCCAGCGCGGCCTGTTCTCCAGCCGCATGCTGGAGACGATGGGCATCCAGCGGCTGCGCGACGATCTCGATGCGCTGACGGAGACCAACCCGGCGCTGGCCGAACGGCTGCAGGCCGGCCTCGACGGCCTACGTGACACCGTACGCGACGCGGTCGCCCAGGCGCTGGCGCTGTACGGCCGCGAGGAGACCGAGAACCTGCGCCACGAGATCCTGCGCAACGCCCAGCTGTCGCGGATCGAGCCGCGCCAGGTCGCCGAGATGCGCGCGCTAATCCGGCAGATCGCCCGCCGCCTGCGCGAGCGCTACAGCAAGCCGCGCAAGCGCCAGCGCCGCGGCCATCTCGATATCAGACGCACGCTCCGCCGCAACGCCGCCTGGGGCAGCGTCCCCTTCCTCACCGCCTGGAAGCGGAAGCACCGCGACCGCCCGAAGATCGTGGCGCTGTGCGACGTCTCCGGCTCGGTCGCCCGCGTCTCCGACTTCTTCCTGCTGCTGATCCACAGCCTGCACGACGTCGTCAGCGACGTCCGCTCGTTCGCCTTCTCCGGCCATCTGATCGAGGTCAGCGAGATCCTGGAGCAGAAATCGGCCGAGGAGGCGATGGCCGAGATCATGCACAAGGTCGGCTTCGGCTCGTCCGACTACGGCTCGTCGCTGGTCGATTTCGAAAGGCAGTTCATGGCCTCGGTGACCCCGCAGACCACCGTGATCGTGCTGGGCGACGCCCGCAGCAACAAGCTCGATCCGCGCGCGGATATTTTGAAAGCCATCTCCGAACGCGCCAAGCGCGTCGTCTGGCTCAACCCCGAGGGCCGCGTCACCTGGGGCTGGGGCGATTCCGAAATGCCGCGCTACCAGACCTTCTGCAACGTGGTGCGCCCCTGCGCGACGGCGCAGCAGCTGGAGCGCGCGGTGAGCGACATCGTCTCGGCGTATCAGTAG
- a CDS encoding MoxR family ATPase, with translation MAESPAPSPAVASIQAVEAGLAAQGYIASRQIATAVYLSQAIDKPILVEGPAGVGKTELAKAIAAWRGLKMIRLQCYEGLDEAKALYEWKYAKQLLYTQILKDKLGEVLGGAQTLHAALGQLQDFGDVFFSKEFVEPRPLLQALLEPNGCVLLIDEIDKSDAEFESLLLEILSDFQVTIPELGSIAAAKAPTVILTSNSERNLGDALKRRCLHLHIGFPEQRLEERIVESRVPGISQILRRQLVAFIHDIRTLDLKKQPSVSETIDWARVLVLLQAAELGHEVVKDTLNVLLKYESDIEVAQPQVTSFVAKAQRQNIFG, from the coding sequence GTGGCTGAGTCCCCGGCCCCCTCTCCAGCCGTTGCATCGATCCAGGCCGTCGAAGCCGGCCTTGCCGCCCAGGGCTACATCGCCAGCCGCCAGATCGCCACCGCCGTCTATCTGTCGCAGGCGATCGACAAGCCGATCCTGGTCGAGGGGCCCGCCGGCGTCGGCAAGACCGAGCTTGCGAAAGCGATCGCCGCCTGGCGCGGCCTGAAGATGATCCGGCTGCAGTGCTACGAAGGCCTCGACGAGGCCAAGGCGCTGTACGAGTGGAAATACGCCAAGCAGCTGCTCTACACCCAGATCCTGAAGGACAAGCTCGGCGAGGTGCTCGGCGGCGCCCAGACCCTGCATGCCGCGCTCGGTCAGCTGCAGGATTTCGGCGACGTGTTCTTCTCGAAGGAATTCGTCGAGCCGCGGCCGCTGCTGCAGGCGCTGCTCGAGCCGAATGGCTGCGTGCTTCTGATCGACGAGATCGACAAGTCCGACGCCGAGTTCGAATCGCTGCTGCTCGAGATCCTCTCCGATTTCCAGGTCACGATCCCCGAGCTCGGCAGCATCGCCGCTGCGAAGGCGCCGACCGTGATCCTGACCTCCAACTCCGAGCGCAATCTCGGCGACGCCTTGAAGCGGCGCTGCCTGCACCTGCACATCGGCTTCCCCGAGCAGCGGCTGGAGGAGCGCATCGTCGAGAGCCGCGTGCCCGGCATCTCGCAGATCCTGCGGCGGCAGCTCGTCGCCTTCATCCACGACATCCGCACGCTCGACCTGAAGAAGCAGCCCTCCGTCAGCGAGACCATCGACTGGGCGCGCGTCCTGGTGCTGCTGCAGGCGGCCGAGCTCGGCCATGAGGTGGTGAAGGATACGCTGAACGTGCTGCTGAAATACGAGTCCGACATCGAGGTGGCGCAGCCGCAGGTGACGAGTTTCGTCGCCAAGGCGCAGCGCCAGAACATCTTCGGGTAG
- a CDS encoding TspO/MBR family protein, whose product MVGGGWIIGASNMPGAWYGSLNKPWFTPPGWLFPIAWTVIYILVAVAGWRTYERVVSGAVMQVWWGQLVLNFAWSPVFFTAHLMWPAFAIIASMFVLIVTFIVMQWRADRIAALLFVPYACWVAFASVLNFSVNVLN is encoded by the coding sequence GTGGTCGGAGGCGGCTGGATCATCGGCGCCTCCAACATGCCCGGCGCCTGGTACGGCTCGCTCAACAAGCCCTGGTTCACCCCGCCGGGCTGGCTGTTTCCGATCGCCTGGACGGTGATCTACATCCTGGTCGCGGTGGCCGGCTGGCGCACCTATGAGCGGGTGGTCAGCGGCGCCGTGATGCAGGTGTGGTGGGGACAATTGGTGCTGAACTTCGCCTGGTCGCCGGTGTTCTTCACCGCGCATCTGATGTGGCCCGCATTCGCGATCATCGCCAGCATGTTCGTGCTGATCGTGACCTTCATCGTCATGCAATGGCGCGCGGACCGGATCGCGGCGCTGCTGTTCGTGCCCTATGCCTGCTGGGTCGCGTTCGCGTCGGTGCTGAATTTTTCGGTGAATGTGTTGAATTGA
- a CDS encoding LysR substrate-binding domain-containing protein yields the protein MNLKQLEYFVQVAELGSFSKAASVLDVAQPALSRQVRALESELKQQLFARNGRGVELTEAGKRLLDHSVGVLQLVAHAREDLGASRDAPVGRVTIGLPPSIARQLTLPLIDRFRKEYPAARLAVVEGLSTHVVEWVTTGRIDVGMVYNPEAQAGIEITPVLQEPLALVSHAPKGKRRVTAPLPMTELSRYSLIMPERVHAMRRLLETQAALAGIRLDIAWEVSSVPSIIDLVCAGYGHAVLTPSGVAASGRASELTIRPLTEPAPTSVLCFVTSAHKRPTPLAQQTIKLATALIRKLPR from the coding sequence ATGAACCTCAAGCAGCTCGAATATTTCGTGCAGGTGGCCGAGCTCGGCTCGTTCAGCAAGGCGGCAAGCGTGCTCGACGTCGCCCAGCCGGCGCTGTCGCGGCAGGTCCGGGCGCTGGAATCGGAGTTGAAGCAGCAGCTGTTCGCGCGCAATGGCCGCGGCGTCGAGCTCACCGAGGCCGGCAAGCGGCTGCTCGACCACAGCGTCGGCGTGCTGCAACTGGTGGCCCATGCGCGCGAGGATCTCGGCGCCAGCCGTGACGCGCCGGTCGGCCGCGTCACCATCGGCCTGCCGCCGAGCATCGCGCGGCAGTTGACACTGCCGCTGATCGATCGCTTCCGGAAGGAGTATCCGGCAGCGCGGCTCGCCGTCGTCGAGGGCCTGTCGACGCATGTGGTGGAGTGGGTCACCACGGGACGCATCGATGTCGGCATGGTCTACAATCCCGAGGCCCAGGCCGGCATCGAGATCACGCCGGTGCTGCAGGAGCCGCTGGCGCTGGTCAGCCACGCGCCGAAGGGCAAGCGCCGCGTCACCGCGCCGCTGCCGATGACCGAGCTGTCGCGCTACAGCCTGATCATGCCGGAGCGCGTGCACGCGATGCGGCGGCTGCTGGAGACGCAGGCGGCGCTGGCCGGCATCAGGCTCGACATCGCCTGGGAGGTGTCGAGCGTGCCCTCGATCATCGATCTGGTCTGCGCCGGCTACGGCCACGCCGTGCTGACCCCGAGCGGCGTCGCAGCGTCCGGCCGCGCCAGCGAGTTGACGATCCGGCCGCTGACCGAACCGGCCCCGACCAGCGTGCTGTGCTTCGTGACGTCAGCGCACAAGCGGCCGACGCCACTGGCGCAGCAGACGATCAAGCTGGCGACGGCGCTGATCAGGAAACTGCCGCGCTAG
- a CDS encoding MFS transporter, with amino-acid sequence MPTTARVDVQAFLDDHPFSGFQWLIFALGFVIVLLDGFDTAAIGFIAPSLLKEWGIEKSALGPVLSAALFGLAAGALFAGPVADRLGRKLVLVGSVLIFGVACLASAFATNLTELTVLRCVTGVGLGAAMPNAVTLLSEYSPSRLRATMTNLMFCGFPLGAACGGFLAAWMIPQWGWRSVLVLGGVTPLVLTVLLIAILPESVHYLLSRGASVERVRKVMRRISAKAADVGQFVMLEPEHAETTRRVNATGIGMVLSPVLRIGSLMLWVTYFMGLVIFYSLINWMPILFKDVGLNPQTATLISALFPLGGVGAVFFGFLMDRFNANRIVAVGYALTAVTIFLIGQAAGNMGFLVVIVFVAGVVMNTAQSSLPALAASFYPTQGRATGVAWMMGIGRFGGIAGSFLVAELTARHLTFSEIFTVIAVPGLIAALALVVKQVVGPAGRASGKDAGAPVVAH; translated from the coding sequence ATGCCCACGACCGCCCGTGTCGACGTCCAGGCCTTTCTCGACGACCACCCGTTTTCCGGTTTCCAGTGGCTGATCTTCGCGCTCGGCTTCGTCATCGTGCTGCTGGACGGCTTCGACACCGCTGCCATCGGCTTCATCGCGCCGTCGCTGCTCAAGGAGTGGGGCATCGAGAAGTCGGCGCTCGGGCCGGTGCTGAGCGCCGCGCTGTTCGGCCTGGCCGCCGGCGCGCTGTTCGCCGGTCCGGTGGCCGACCGTCTGGGCCGCAAGCTGGTGCTGGTCGGCTCGGTGCTGATCTTCGGCGTGGCCTGTCTCGCCTCGGCGTTCGCCACCAACCTCACCGAGCTCACCGTGCTCCGCTGCGTCACCGGCGTCGGCCTCGGCGCGGCGATGCCCAACGCCGTGACCCTGCTCAGCGAGTACTCGCCGAGCCGGCTGCGCGCCACGATGACCAATCTGATGTTCTGCGGCTTCCCGCTGGGCGCGGCCTGCGGCGGCTTCCTCGCGGCCTGGATGATCCCGCAATGGGGCTGGCGCAGCGTGCTGGTGCTCGGCGGCGTCACGCCGCTGGTGCTCACGGTGTTGCTGATCGCGATCCTGCCTGAATCCGTCCACTATTTGCTGTCGCGCGGCGCTTCGGTCGAACGCGTCCGCAAGGTGATGCGCCGGATCTCGGCCAAGGCCGCCGATGTCGGCCAGTTCGTGATGCTGGAGCCGGAGCACGCGGAGACCACCCGGCGCGTGAACGCGACCGGTATCGGCATGGTGCTGTCGCCGGTGCTGCGGATCGGCTCGCTGATGCTGTGGGTCACCTATTTCATGGGCCTGGTGATCTTCTATTCGCTGATCAACTGGATGCCGATCCTGTTCAAGGATGTCGGACTCAACCCGCAGACCGCGACCCTGATCTCGGCGCTGTTCCCGCTCGGTGGCGTCGGCGCGGTGTTCTTCGGGTTCCTGATGGACCGCTTCAATGCCAACCGGATCGTGGCGGTCGGCTATGCGCTGACGGCGGTGACGATCTTCCTGATCGGGCAGGCGGCCGGCAACATGGGCTTCCTGGTGGTGATCGTGTTCGTCGCCGGCGTCGTCATGAACACGGCGCAGTCGTCGCTGCCGGCGCTGGCGGCGTCGTTTTACCCGACCCAGGGCCGCGCCACCGGCGTCGCCTGGATGATGGGCATCGGCCGCTTCGGCGGTATCGCCGGCTCCTTCCTGGTCGCCGAACTGACCGCGCGGCACCTGACCTTCAGCGAGATTTTCACCGTGATCGCAGTTCCCGGCTTGATCGCGGCGCTCGCCCTTGTGGTAAAGCAGGTCGTGGGACCGGCTGGCCGCGCCAGCGGCAAGGATGCGGGCGCCCCCGTGGTCGCGCATTGA